A section of the Enterobacter sp. C2 genome encodes:
- a CDS encoding oligosaccharide MFS transporter codes for MDKIIKTNRTEYYKISSFIFLYFFTWSASIGLLAIWLGQKANLSGTVIGTVFAVNGIFSVILKPIYGYILDKIGMSKYLLYFVVAVSALMAPFFIYVYQPLLLSNTLLGIVVGAIYLSFAWYAGVAACESYTDRYSRLNGMEFGQIRMWGSLGWAVASSFSGLLFNLSPAYNFIMGSVASLVMLVVLFSLKVDTRTERAGEVLAKEKIVPADVYALLKNRKFWAFCLYVAGVAWMMFIAEQQFSRYFVTFFDDVHQGNAVFGYLGTVQSGMEFVMYMIIPMFVNYVGAKRGLLIVGLVVGARLIISGLCDSHLLISVLKPLYGLEICLLLVSVFKYIAEHFDKRVNATMYLLGYQAMLYVGNVVVSSPAGILYDKIGFEQTYILMGAIALTFTLISAFTLSACQSKRRGAPAVNVAG; via the coding sequence ATGGATAAAATAATTAAAACCAACCGGACTGAATATTACAAAATCAGCTCCTTTATCTTTCTCTACTTCTTTACCTGGTCGGCCAGCATTGGGCTGCTGGCCATCTGGCTCGGGCAAAAAGCGAACTTAAGCGGGACGGTGATCGGCACGGTGTTTGCCGTCAACGGCATCTTCTCGGTGATCCTGAAACCGATCTACGGCTACATCCTGGATAAGATCGGCATGAGCAAATATCTGCTCTACTTCGTGGTTGCCGTGTCAGCCCTGATGGCACCGTTCTTTATCTACGTCTACCAGCCGCTGCTGCTCTCCAATACGCTGCTGGGGATCGTCGTCGGCGCAATCTATTTAAGCTTTGCCTGGTACGCGGGCGTGGCGGCCTGCGAATCCTATACCGATCGCTACAGCCGCCTGAACGGCATGGAGTTTGGCCAGATCCGCATGTGGGGATCGCTGGGCTGGGCGGTGGCTTCCTCCTTCTCTGGTCTGCTGTTTAACCTCTCTCCGGCCTATAACTTCATCATGGGCAGTGTGGCCTCCCTCGTGATGCTGGTGGTGCTGTTTAGCCTGAAGGTGGATACGCGAACCGAGCGTGCGGGTGAGGTGCTGGCGAAAGAGAAGATCGTTCCCGCCGACGTCTACGCGCTGCTGAAAAACCGCAAGTTCTGGGCCTTCTGCCTCTATGTGGCGGGCGTGGCGTGGATGATGTTTATCGCCGAGCAGCAGTTCTCCCGCTACTTCGTTACCTTCTTTGACGATGTGCATCAGGGCAACGCCGTGTTTGGCTACCTGGGCACCGTGCAGTCGGGGATGGAGTTTGTGATGTACATGATCATCCCGATGTTTGTGAACTACGTCGGGGCCAAGCGCGGGCTACTGATCGTCGGGCTGGTGGTGGGCGCGCGGCTGATCATCTCCGGGCTATGTGATTCCCATCTCTTAATCTCCGTGCTCAAGCCGCTCTACGGTCTGGAGATCTGCCTCCTGCTGGTGTCGGTCTTTAAATACATCGCTGAGCATTTCGATAAGCGCGTGAACGCCACCATGTACCTGCTGGGGTACCAGGCGATGCTCTACGTCGGCAACGTCGTGGTCTCCTCCCCGGCAGGGATCCTCTACGACAAAATCGGCTTTGAGCAGACCTATATCCTCATGGGCGCGATAGCCCTGACCTTTACCCTTATCTCTGCCTTTACCCTGTCGGCCTGTCAGAGCAAGCGGCGCGGTGCGCCTGCGGTCAACGTCGCCGGGTAG
- the parC gene encoding DNA topoisomerase IV subunit A yields the protein MSDMAERLALHEFTENAYLNYSMYVIMDRALPFIGDGLKPVQRRIVYAMSELGLSASAKFKKSARTVGDVLGKYHPHGDSACYEAMVLMAQPFSYRYPLVDGQGNWGAPDDPKSFAAMRYTESRLSKYAELLLGELGQGTVDWVPNFDGTMQEPKMLPARLPNILLNGTTGIAVGMATDIPPHNLREVAQAAITLIDQPKTTLDELLDIVQGPDYPTEAEIITSRAEIRKIYQNGRGSVRMRAVWKKEDGAVVITALPHQVSGARVLEQIAAQMRNKKLPMVDDLRDESDHENPTRLVVVPRSNRVDMDQVMNHLFATTDLEKSYRINLNMIGLDGRPAVKNLLEILTEWLAFRRDTVRRRLNHRLEKVLKRLHILEGLLVAFLNIDEVIEIIRGEDEPKPVLMSRFGISETQAEAILELKLRHLAKLEEMKIRGEQSELEKERDRLQSTLASERKMSTLLKKELQADAEAFGDDRRSPLHEREEAKAMSEHDMLPSEPVTIVLSQMGWVRSAKGHDIDAQGLSYKAGDSWKASAKGKTNQPVVFIDTTGRSYAVDPLTLPSARGQGEPVTGKLTLPPGATVEHMVMAGEEQKLLMASDAGYGFVCTFNDLIARNRAGKALITLPENAHVLPPLEIVDDSDLLLAITAAGRMLMFPISDLPQLSKGKGNKIISIPSAEAAKGEDSLAHLFILPPQSTLTLHAGKRKIKMRPEELQKVHGERGRRGTLMRGLQRIDKVEIDSPRRATPGDSEE from the coding sequence ATGAGCGATATGGCAGAGCGCCTCGCGCTACATGAATTCACTGAAAACGCCTACCTAAACTACTCCATGTACGTCATCATGGACCGTGCGCTGCCGTTTATCGGCGACGGCCTGAAGCCGGTGCAGCGGCGTATCGTGTACGCCATGTCTGAACTGGGCCTCAGCGCCAGCGCGAAGTTTAAAAAATCCGCCCGTACCGTGGGCGACGTGCTGGGTAAATACCATCCCCATGGCGATAGCGCCTGCTACGAAGCCATGGTGCTGATGGCCCAGCCGTTCTCCTACCGCTATCCGCTGGTTGACGGCCAGGGGAACTGGGGCGCGCCGGACGATCCGAAATCCTTCGCGGCGATGCGTTACACCGAGTCGCGTCTCTCTAAATACGCCGAGCTGCTGCTGGGTGAGCTGGGGCAGGGGACGGTCGATTGGGTGCCTAACTTTGACGGCACGATGCAGGAGCCGAAAATGCTGCCTGCCCGCCTGCCAAACATTCTGTTGAACGGCACCACCGGGATCGCCGTTGGCATGGCGACGGACATTCCGCCGCACAACCTGCGCGAAGTGGCCCAGGCGGCCATTACGCTAATCGACCAGCCCAAGACCACCCTCGATGAGCTGCTGGATATTGTCCAGGGGCCGGACTACCCGACCGAAGCGGAGATCATCACCTCCCGGGCCGAGATCCGCAAAATTTACCAGAACGGTCGCGGCTCTGTGCGCATGCGCGCGGTGTGGAAAAAAGAGGACGGCGCGGTGGTGATTACCGCCCTGCCGCACCAGGTTTCCGGGGCGCGGGTGCTGGAGCAGATCGCGGCCCAGATGCGCAATAAAAAGCTGCCGATGGTGGACGACCTGCGCGACGAGTCCGATCACGAGAACCCGACCCGTCTGGTGGTGGTGCCGCGCTCCAACCGGGTAGATATGGATCAGGTGATGAACCACCTGTTCGCCACCACCGATCTGGAGAAGAGCTACCGCATCAACCTGAACATGATCGGCCTGGACGGACGTCCGGCGGTGAAAAATCTGCTGGAGATCCTCACCGAGTGGCTGGCGTTCCGCCGCGATACCGTGCGCCGCCGCCTGAACCATCGCCTGGAGAAGGTGCTCAAGCGCCTGCATATCCTTGAAGGTTTGCTGGTGGCGTTCCTCAACATCGACGAGGTGATTGAGATCATCCGTGGTGAAGATGAACCTAAGCCGGTGCTGATGTCTCGCTTTGGCATCAGCGAAACCCAGGCTGAAGCGATCCTGGAGCTGAAGCTGCGCCATCTCGCCAAACTGGAAGAGATGAAAATCCGTGGCGAGCAGAGCGAGCTGGAAAAAGAGCGCGACCGTCTGCAAAGCACGCTGGCCTCCGAGCGCAAGATGAGCACCCTGCTGAAGAAAGAGCTGCAGGCCGATGCCGAGGCGTTCGGCGACGATCGCCGTTCGCCGCTGCACGAGCGTGAAGAGGCGAAGGCAATGAGCGAGCATGACATGCTGCCGTCCGAGCCGGTGACTATTGTGCTGTCGCAGATGGGCTGGGTGCGCAGCGCCAAAGGCCATGACATCGATGCCCAGGGCCTGAGCTACAAAGCGGGCGACAGCTGGAAAGCGTCCGCAAAAGGCAAAACCAACCAGCCGGTGGTGTTTATTGATACCACCGGGCGCAGCTACGCCGTCGATCCGCTGACGCTGCCGTCGGCGCGCGGGCAGGGCGAACCGGTGACCGGCAAGCTGACGCTGCCGCCGGGTGCCACCGTTGAGCATATGGTGATGGCCGGTGAGGAGCAGAAGCTGCTGATGGCCTCTGACGCTGGCTACGGCTTCGTCTGCACCTTCAACGATCTGATTGCCCGCAACCGGGCCGGTAAGGCGCTGATCACCCTGCCGGAAAACGCGCATGTGCTGCCGCCGCTGGAGATTGTGGACGACAGCGACCTGCTGCTGGCGATCACCGCTGCCGGGCGCATGCTGATGTTCCCGATTAGCGATCTGCCGCAGCTGTCGAAAGGTAAAGGGAATAAGATCATCAGTATTCCGTCAGCCGAAGCGGCGAAGGGGGAGGATAGCCTGGCGCACCTCTTTATCCTGCCGCCGCAGAGCACGCTGACCCTGCACGCCGGCAAGCGCAAAATCAAAATGCGCCCGGAAGAGTTGCAGAAGGTGCACGGCGAGCGTGGCCGTCGCGGAACGCTGATGCGCGGACTCCAGCGTATCGACAAGGTCGAGATCGACTCGCCGCGTCGGGCAACCCCTGGCGACAGCGAAGAGTAA
- a CDS encoding AraC family transcriptional regulator has translation MRDEPKSDYLELITLNDAVVSFSRLFANTVRYHHWHQCLEILYVEEGFGVAIVDNRHYTMRPGRLFFFPPFTLHKVMVDEQAEAIYRRTIIHLDHHAVLKALRDFPQAQQRLQTLSRRGGPAWVADVAACHSHIDYLFSCYPQPMNSESVASLLISLFAMLPAARDGAPGDSRSIASQAMIWLDEHYQHKFSLDALAQELGKSRSYVSRKFHAETGEKIHDYLNTLRLRKACECLLHSDESVRDIAARVGFSDVTWFISSFKRGIGETPLQYRKNHL, from the coding sequence ATGCGCGATGAGCCAAAATCTGATTATCTGGAGCTGATTACCTTAAACGACGCCGTGGTGTCGTTCAGCCGCCTGTTTGCCAATACCGTGCGCTATCACCACTGGCACCAGTGCCTGGAGATCCTCTACGTTGAGGAGGGCTTTGGGGTAGCGATCGTCGATAATCGCCACTACACCATGCGGCCAGGGCGGCTCTTCTTCTTTCCCCCCTTTACCCTGCATAAAGTGATGGTGGATGAGCAGGCCGAGGCGATCTATCGGCGCACCATTATCCATCTCGATCACCACGCAGTGCTGAAGGCGCTGCGTGATTTCCCCCAGGCCCAGCAGCGATTACAGACGCTCTCGCGGCGCGGCGGTCCGGCATGGGTGGCAGACGTCGCGGCCTGCCATAGCCATATCGACTATCTGTTTAGCTGCTACCCGCAGCCGATGAACAGCGAAAGCGTCGCCAGCCTGCTCATCAGCCTGTTTGCCATGCTGCCTGCCGCTCGCGACGGCGCGCCCGGCGACAGCCGCAGCATTGCCAGCCAGGCGATGATCTGGCTCGATGAGCACTATCAGCATAAATTTAGCCTCGATGCCCTTGCGCAGGAGCTGGGTAAATCGCGCAGCTACGTGTCGCGAAAGTTTCATGCTGAAACGGGCGAGAAGATCCACGACTATCTGAATACGCTGCGGCTGCGTAAGGCCTGCGAGTGCCTGCTGCACAGCGACGAGAGTGTGCGTGATATCGCCGCGCGGGTGGGCTTTTCCGACGTGACCTGGTTTATTAGCTCCTTTAAGCGAGGCATCGGCGAGACGCCGCTCCAGTACCGGAAAAATCACCTTTGA
- the qseC gene encoding quorum sensing histidine kinase QseC: MKLTQRLSLRVRLTLLFCLLALAAWLVASVAAWQQTTHKLDKLFDTQQMLFAKRLLAMDLNEVPAPLHQVSTPDKVRHGHLDDDALAFAIYSRDGKLLLHDGENGRDIPYHYRRDGFSNGQLKDDNDAWRLLWLTAPDGRYRIVVGQEWEYREEMAMEIVTSQLTPWLVALPLMLLCLVVLLSRELRPLKKLARTLHHRAPDTTDMLPTEAIPPEVRPLLDALNSLFARTQQMMARERRFTSDAAHELRTPLAALKVQAEVAQLSWDDAEGQQRALSQLHSGIDRATRLVDQLLTLSRLDSLDNLDDVEQIPLADLLQSAVMDIDASAHRAGIAIYLGIHAPEVTRPGQPLLLGLLVRNLLDNAVRYSPRGSRIDVTLEQRCFTVRDNGPGIPPQALPRLGERFYRPPGQEETGSGLGLSIVKRIATLHNMTVKLDNAADGGAMIQVSW; this comes from the coding sequence ATGAAACTGACGCAACGTTTGAGCCTGCGGGTTCGGCTCACCCTGCTTTTTTGCCTGCTGGCGTTAGCCGCCTGGCTGGTTGCAAGCGTGGCCGCGTGGCAGCAGACCACCCACAAGCTGGATAAGCTCTTCGATACCCAGCAGATGCTTTTTGCCAAACGCCTGCTGGCGATGGATCTCAACGAGGTCCCTGCTCCGCTGCACCAGGTCTCCACGCCGGACAAGGTCAGACATGGTCATCTCGATGATGACGCGCTGGCTTTTGCTATCTACTCCCGCGACGGCAAACTGCTTCTGCACGATGGCGAAAACGGTCGGGATATACCCTATCACTATCGTCGGGACGGCTTCAGTAACGGGCAGCTCAAAGATGATAACGATGCCTGGCGTCTTCTCTGGCTCACTGCCCCTGACGGGAGATACCGCATTGTGGTGGGCCAGGAGTGGGAGTATCGCGAAGAGATGGCCATGGAGATCGTGACCTCCCAGCTTACCCCGTGGCTAGTGGCGCTGCCGCTGATGCTGCTGTGCCTGGTGGTGTTGCTCAGCCGTGAGCTGCGTCCACTGAAAAAACTGGCGCGGACGCTGCATCATCGTGCGCCAGATACCACCGACATGCTTCCCACTGAGGCGATTCCACCGGAGGTGCGGCCTCTGCTGGACGCGTTAAATAGCCTGTTTGCCCGTACCCAGCAGATGATGGCCCGCGAGCGGCGCTTTACCTCAGACGCAGCTCATGAGCTGCGCACCCCCCTTGCCGCGCTGAAGGTCCAGGCTGAAGTGGCACAGCTCTCGTGGGACGATGCCGAGGGTCAGCAGCGTGCGCTGAGCCAGTTGCACTCCGGCATTGATCGCGCGACACGGCTGGTGGATCAGCTTCTTACCCTCTCGCGCCTCGACTCACTCGATAATCTGGACGATGTCGAGCAGATCCCCCTGGCGGATCTTCTACAATCGGCGGTAATGGATATTGATGCCTCGGCGCACCGGGCAGGCATTGCCATCTACCTTGGTATCCACGCGCCAGAGGTGACGCGCCCCGGCCAACCGCTGCTGCTCGGCCTGCTGGTGCGTAACCTGCTGGACAACGCGGTGCGTTACAGCCCGCGTGGCAGCCGGATTGACGTCACCCTGGAGCAGCGCTGTTTTACCGTACGCGATAACGGGCCAGGTATTCCGCCTCAGGCGCTGCCGCGTCTCGGTGAGCGCTTTTACCGTCCGCCGGGACAGGAGGAGACGGGCAGCGGCCTGGGGCTGTCGATTGTGAAACGTATTGCCACGCTGCACAATATGACGGTGAAGCTAGACAATGCGGCGGACGGTGGCGCTATGATCCAGGTTAGCTGGTAG
- a CDS encoding DUF2264 domain-containing protein: METSNVLSSRQHMVELVTDMLSALDKQFPEGQSRFALGSTCAHYSVEIANMEGLSRALWGLFPLLAGGEETPLSDKYIAAIKQGTDPHSPGYWGETGPYDQRLVEMAAYGLGLALMQDRLLACFTPREQANLHAWLNQITDAEMPDSNWNYFAIMVQLGFKRAGLPWDRDAVERRFTMMEAYYLGDGWYSDGPGRPRDYYISMAFHFYGLIYATLNAEDDPHRAAILRERAQRFAQDFIYMSAAEGESVPFGRSLTYRFAMVAFWSAVAFAELDVFTPGIVKGIVLRHLRWWLAQPIFDRDGILTLGFAYPNLAMCEDYNSPGSPYWALKVFLILALPEAHPFWQAQEQPLPTLAARRALPHAGQILMHSEASRHVCMLASGQLELNNYVNTEAKYTKFAYSSRFGFTIERGRYGIKHAACDSMLLLAEGDEYYRGRRGCDETRVHDDYIFSRWSPWHDVQVATWLIPCGDGHLRLHRIDTARHLNSVEGGFAVMKAPHQSQASGCVVHAVNGSSAIYDLSFGLARHGDCVITPPNSSVMFAECAAIPVLTATLTPGRHWLCCAAIAGDPAYSDMTSLPEVLLDNETLTVRYVGHPTALVITL; encoded by the coding sequence ATGGAAACATCAAATGTATTGTCGTCCCGACAGCATATGGTTGAGCTGGTAACGGACATGCTGAGCGCGCTGGATAAACAGTTTCCCGAGGGGCAGTCACGCTTCGCATTAGGCAGCACCTGCGCCCACTACAGCGTTGAGATCGCCAACATGGAAGGGTTGTCGCGCGCGCTGTGGGGCCTGTTTCCGCTGCTGGCGGGCGGAGAGGAGACGCCGCTCAGCGATAAATACATCGCTGCCATCAAGCAGGGGACCGACCCGCACAGCCCAGGCTACTGGGGCGAGACCGGGCCTTACGACCAGCGGCTAGTAGAGATGGCGGCCTATGGCTTAGGCCTGGCGCTGATGCAGGATCGCCTGCTGGCCTGCTTTACCCCGCGCGAGCAGGCGAACCTCCACGCCTGGCTCAACCAAATTACCGACGCTGAAATGCCCGACAGCAACTGGAACTACTTTGCCATCATGGTGCAGCTTGGCTTTAAACGCGCCGGTCTACCCTGGGATCGTGATGCGGTAGAGCGGCGCTTTACGATGATGGAGGCTTACTATCTTGGCGACGGCTGGTACTCCGACGGTCCGGGACGGCCCAGGGATTACTACATCTCAATGGCGTTTCACTTTTACGGGCTAATTTACGCCACGCTCAACGCCGAGGACGATCCGCATCGTGCTGCTATCCTGCGGGAGAGGGCGCAGCGGTTCGCCCAGGACTTTATCTACATGTCGGCGGCAGAGGGAGAGTCGGTGCCCTTTGGCCGCAGCCTGACCTACCGCTTTGCGATGGTGGCCTTCTGGAGCGCGGTGGCCTTTGCCGAACTGGACGTATTTACGCCGGGGATAGTGAAAGGGATTGTTCTTCGCCACCTGCGCTGGTGGCTGGCGCAACCTATCTTTGACCGGGACGGCATTCTGACCCTCGGCTTTGCCTACCCGAACCTCGCGATGTGCGAAGACTATAACTCTCCCGGCTCGCCCTACTGGGCGCTGAAGGTGTTCCTGATCCTCGCTCTCCCCGAAGCGCATCCGTTCTGGCAGGCGCAAGAGCAGCCTTTACCGACGCTGGCGGCGCGGCGGGCGCTACCTCATGCCGGGCAGATCCTGATGCACAGCGAAGCCTCGCGACACGTCTGCATGCTCGCCTCTGGCCAGCTTGAACTGAACAACTACGTCAATACCGAGGCGAAATACACCAAGTTTGCCTACTCCAGCCGCTTCGGTTTCACCATCGAGCGCGGTCGCTACGGGATCAAGCACGCCGCCTGCGACAGCATGCTGCTGCTGGCGGAGGGGGATGAGTACTACCGGGGCCGCCGCGGCTGCGACGAGACCCGCGTTCACGATGATTACATCTTCTCGCGCTGGTCACCGTGGCACGACGTGCAGGTTGCTACCTGGCTGATCCCCTGCGGCGACGGCCATCTGCGCCTGCACCGCATCGATACCGCGCGTCATCTGAACAGCGTCGAGGGTGGTTTCGCGGTGATGAAAGCCCCGCACCAGAGCCAGGCGTCGGGCTGCGTGGTGCACGCCGTGAATGGCAGCAGCGCTATCTACGATCTCTCGTTCGGCCTTGCGCGCCACGGCGACTGCGTCATTACGCCGCCCAACAGCAGCGTGATGTTTGCCGAGTGTGCGGCGATCCCGGTCTTGACCGCCACCCTGACGCCGGGGCGTCACTGGCTCTGCTGCGCGGCTATCGCGGGCGATCCAGCATACAGCGATATGACCTCTCTCCCCGAGGTGCTTCTGGATAACGAAACGCTGACGGTGCGCTATGTTGGCCACCCAACGGCGTTAGTCATTACGTTATAA
- the qseB gene encoding quorum sensing response regulator transcription factor QseB — translation MRILLVEDDKLIGDGIKAGLGKMGFTVDWFTAGGIGREALYRAPYDAVILDLTLPEVDGLAILRDWRQAGRSEPVLILTARDALNQRIEGLRLGADDYLCKPFALIEVAARLEALIRRSHGQIHSELRHGNVTLDPTRLTVLVAGETLILKPKEFALLELLMRNAGRVLPRKAIEEKLYSWDDEVSSNAVEVHIHHLRRKLGAEFIRTVHGIGYTLDGE, via the coding sequence ATGCGAATTTTACTGGTGGAAGATGACAAGCTGATAGGCGATGGCATCAAAGCCGGACTGGGTAAAATGGGCTTTACCGTTGACTGGTTTACCGCAGGCGGCATAGGGAGAGAGGCGCTCTATCGCGCGCCTTACGATGCGGTGATCCTCGATCTGACCCTGCCCGAGGTCGACGGGCTGGCGATCCTGCGCGACTGGCGTCAGGCTGGTCGCAGCGAGCCAGTGCTGATCCTGACCGCACGCGACGCCCTCAACCAGCGCATTGAGGGATTACGCCTTGGGGCGGACGACTATCTGTGTAAACCCTTCGCTTTGATTGAAGTGGCAGCGCGACTTGAAGCGCTAATCCGCCGGAGCCATGGCCAGATCCACAGCGAGCTACGCCACGGCAACGTCACGCTCGATCCCACTCGTCTGACGGTCCTCGTCGCTGGCGAAACGCTGATCCTGAAGCCAAAAGAGTTTGCCCTGCTGGAGCTGCTGATGCGCAATGCTGGGCGCGTGCTGCCGCGCAAAGCGATAGAGGAGAAGCTCTACAGCTGGGATGACGAGGTGTCGAGCAACGCCGTTGAGGTACATATCCATCATCTGCGCCGCAAGCTGGGCGCGGAGTTTATCCGCACCGTGCACGGCATTGGTTACACCCTGGACGGCGAATGA
- a CDS encoding glycoside hydrolase family 88 protein — protein sequence MLNRIVEERLGEVPVPVDEHAFQDELITARRQTLELISRHLTEFGEKFPAETCVKGYYPLTDNVEWTTSFWTGQLWLAWELSGEASYRALAEKHVRSFGLRIAGRQDTNTHDLGFLYTLSCVAAWRLTGNRDARGFALQAADALLERFHQKAQIIQAWGDLSDPQQAGRMIIDCNMNLPLLYWASEQTGDPRFAEAAQAHVQQAAAYLIRDDASTFHTYYMDVQTGAPRYGNTQQGYADDSCWSRGQAWGIYGFLLSYLYTGDKTMVALSKRLANYFLNRLPEDGVCHWDLALVGSDALRDSSSAAIAVCGLLELVKQLPVSDPDRARYQQWAMHIMSSLNKHYLMGINEPGNGLLKHSVYHLASNKGVDECASWGDYFYVEALMRFSQSWKLYW from the coding sequence ATGTTAAATCGTATCGTTGAGGAGCGTCTGGGAGAGGTTCCCGTGCCGGTGGATGAGCACGCCTTTCAGGATGAGCTGATTACCGCCCGCCGTCAGACTCTTGAACTGATAAGCCGTCATTTAACGGAGTTCGGTGAAAAGTTTCCAGCCGAAACCTGCGTCAAAGGCTACTACCCGCTCACCGATAACGTGGAGTGGACCACCAGCTTCTGGACCGGCCAGCTGTGGCTGGCGTGGGAGCTGAGCGGCGAAGCGTCCTATCGCGCGCTGGCGGAGAAGCACGTGCGCTCCTTTGGGCTGCGCATTGCCGGACGGCAGGATACCAACACCCACGATCTCGGTTTTCTCTATACGCTCTCCTGCGTGGCGGCCTGGCGCTTGACCGGCAACCGCGACGCGCGCGGCTTTGCGCTTCAGGCCGCCGATGCGCTGCTGGAACGGTTCCATCAAAAGGCGCAGATCATCCAGGCATGGGGCGATCTTAGCGATCCGCAGCAGGCAGGAAGGATGATCATCGACTGCAACATGAACCTGCCGCTGCTCTACTGGGCCAGTGAGCAGACCGGCGATCCGCGCTTTGCCGAGGCGGCGCAGGCCCACGTTCAGCAGGCAGCGGCATATTTGATCCGCGACGATGCGTCGACCTTTCACACCTATTACATGGACGTGCAGACCGGTGCGCCGCGCTACGGCAATACCCAGCAGGGCTATGCCGATGATTCGTGCTGGTCGCGGGGGCAGGCGTGGGGGATCTACGGCTTTCTGCTGAGCTATCTCTACACCGGTGATAAAACGATGGTTGCGCTGTCAAAAAGGCTGGCGAATTACTTCCTCAACCGCCTGCCGGAAGATGGCGTCTGCCACTGGGATCTGGCCTTAGTGGGCAGCGATGCGCTGCGGGACTCCTCGTCCGCCGCCATTGCCGTCTGCGGCCTGCTGGAGCTGGTGAAGCAGCTGCCGGTGAGCGATCCCGATCGCGCCCGCTATCAGCAGTGGGCGATGCACATCATGTCGTCGCTAAATAAGCACTATCTGATGGGGATTAACGAACCTGGCAACGGGCTACTGAAGCACTCAGTGTACCATCTCGCCAGTAATAAAGGCGTGGATGAGTGTGCTAGCTGGGGGGATTACTTCTACGTCGAGGCGCTGATGCGGTTTAGCCAGAGCTGGAAGCTCTACTGGTAA
- a CDS encoding NirD/YgiW/YdeI family stress tolerance protein — protein sequence MKKFAAIAAIAMMASAPVFAAEGGFSGPSATPTQTQNQTQPGGFVDNSVSPTTAAKAKDLKDDSWVKLRGNITERLSDDRYVFRDASGTVNVEIDQKRWNGQNVTPQDQVEIQGKVDKDWNEFEIEVKQITKLAK from the coding sequence ATGAAAAAATTTGCTGCTATTGCCGCCATCGCCATGATGGCCTCAGCCCCCGTTTTCGCCGCCGAGGGTGGCTTCAGCGGGCCATCGGCCACGCCAACCCAGACGCAAAACCAGACCCAGCCGGGCGGATTTGTGGATAACAGCGTCAGCCCGACCACCGCGGCGAAGGCGAAAGATCTGAAAGATGACAGCTGGGTGAAACTGCGGGGCAACATTACCGAGCGCCTCTCTGACGATCGCTATGTCTTCCGCGATGCCAGCGGTACGGTCAATGTGGAAATCGATCAAAAACGCTGGAACGGCCAGAACGTGACTCCGCAGGATCAGGTTGAAATTCAGGGTAAAGTTGACAAAGACTGGAACGAGTTTGAGATTGAAGTGAAGCAGATCACCAAGCTCGCTAAGTAA
- a CDS encoding NAD(P)H-dependent oxidoreductase, which translates to MSNILIINGAKKFGHSNGQLNDTMTDVAASFLRDSGHDVKVVRTDGDYDVKEEVQNFLWADTVIWQMPGWWMGAPWTVKKYIDDVFTEGHGSLYASDGRTRSDDAKKYGSGGLIQGKTYMLSLTWNAPLQAFTDKEQFFHGVGVDGVYLPFHKANQFLGMDALPTFIANDVIKMPDVPRYTAEYRKHLAEIFA; encoded by the coding sequence ATGAGCAACATCTTAATTATCAACGGCGCTAAAAAATTCGGCCACTCTAACGGCCAGCTGAATGACACCATGACCGACGTGGCCGCCAGTTTCCTGCGCGACAGCGGTCACGACGTGAAAGTGGTCCGCACTGACGGCGACTACGATGTGAAAGAGGAAGTGCAGAACTTCCTGTGGGCCGACACCGTGATCTGGCAGATGCCGGGCTGGTGGATGGGTGCACCGTGGACGGTAAAAAAATACATTGATGACGTCTTTACCGAAGGTCATGGCTCCCTGTACGCCAGCGATGGTCGTACCCGCTCCGACGATGCGAAAAAATATGGCTCTGGCGGCCTGATTCAGGGTAAAACTTACATGCTGTCGCTGACCTGGAACGCACCGCTACAGGCCTTCACCGATAAAGAGCAGTTCTTCCATGGCGTCGGCGTTGATGGCGTTTATCTGCCATTCCACAAGGCAAATCAGTTCCTTGGGATGGACGCGCTGCCGACCTTTATCGCTAACGATGTGATTAAAATGCCGGACGTGCCTCGCTATACCGCAGAATATCGCAAGCATCTTGCGGAAATTTTTGCTTAA
- a CDS encoding putative quinol monooxygenase, which translates to MLTVIAEIRTRPGQHHRQAVLDEFAKIIPTVLEEAGCHGYAPMVDTAANVSFQATNPDSIVMVEQWETVAHLEAHLQTPHMKAWGEAVKSDVLETHIRILEQGV; encoded by the coding sequence ATGTTGACAGTGATTGCAGAGATTCGCACCCGTCCGGGCCAGCATCATCGCCAGGCCGTGCTGGACGAGTTTGCGAAAATTATCCCCACCGTATTAGAGGAAGCGGGCTGCCACGGCTATGCGCCAATGGTAGATACCGCCGCTAACGTGAGCTTTCAGGCCACCAATCCGGACTCTATCGTGATGGTGGAGCAGTGGGAGACCGTTGCTCATCTTGAAGCGCACCTGCAAACCCCGCACATGAAAGCGTGGGGCGAGGCGGTTAAAAGCGACGTGTTAGAAACCCATATCCGAATTCTGGAGCAAGGGGTTTAA